A stretch of Chitinophaga caeni DNA encodes these proteins:
- a CDS encoding YciI family protein, which yields MFLILLQYIRPVAAIDHYMDGHLAFLDKYYKSGQFILSGKRKPRTGGLILCKASSRREVEQILAEDPFDRLQLVMYEVIEFEPTVYSAEFANYIS from the coding sequence ATGTTCTTAATTCTTTTACAGTACATCCGCCCCGTTGCGGCCATAGATCATTATATGGACGGCCACTTGGCTTTTTTAGACAAGTATTATAAAAGCGGGCAATTTATCTTGTCTGGCAAGCGTAAGCCCCGCACGGGAGGGCTCATTTTGTGCAAAGCTTCCAGCAGGAGAGAGGTAGAACAGATTTTAGCTGAAGATCCTTTCGACCGTTTACAGCTGGTAATGTACGAAGTTATCGAGTTCGAGCCCACAGTGTATTCTGCCGAGTTTGCCAATTATATCTCTTAA